The Tautonia rosea genome includes a region encoding these proteins:
- a CDS encoding bifunctional acetate--CoA ligase family protein/GNAT family N-acetyltransferase: MSPADPASPSQAHNVLRTTRSDLDPIFFPKTVAVIGATEAAGSVGRTILWNLLSSPFGGTVYPVNPKRPNVLGVKAYPRVSELPEPVDLAVIVTPASTVPGIIGECVEAGVKGAIIISAGFKEVGPQGAELERQVLDQARRGKMRIIGPNCLGVMNPMTGLNATFAGAMARPGNVGFLSQSGALCTAVLDWSFQEQVGFSAFLSIGSMVDVGWGDLIDYLGDDPRTRSIVIYMESIGDARKFLSAAREVALTKPIIVIKAGRTSAAAAAAASHTGSLTGSDEVLDAAFRRSGVLRVNSIAEIFNISEVLAKQPRPRGPRLAILTNAGGPGVLATDALIQNGGELATLSAETIAELNEFLPGAWSRGNPVDILGDAGPERYAKAVEVVSRDSNSDGLLVVLTPQAMTDPTRTADHLKVAAKKGAKPMLASWMGGTHVAAGVDILNRADIPTFTYPDTAARAFAAMWRHSDALRGIYQTPTETEFEGDGAIDRDTAEEIVRAARSAGRTILNEAESKRLLTAYGIPTVETIVASDPRAAVSAADQIGYPVVLKLHSDTITHKTDVGGVVLNLANGDAVRAAFQSIRSSVLKTATEADFQGVTVQPMVRQLDGYELIVGSSIDPQFGPVLLFGTGGSLVEVFRDRALALPPLNTTLARRMMEQTRILTALKGVRGRPPVDLGALERLLVRFSQLVVEQRWIKEIDINPLLVSHEQMRALDARVIVHDPDVSAKDLPRTAIRPYPTQYVEPFTLRDGTQTTIRPIRPEDEPLMIAFHQSLSERSVYSRYFQAMKLSTRVAHERLTRICFIDYDREMALVVSRRPTEPGRHEILAVGRLSRQHSFDEAEFALLVADAYQGQGLGGELLRRLIQIARNEGIRRVTADMLRDNRPMQRVCERLGFRLRYDPDDQIVHAEIEL; the protein is encoded by the coding sequence ATGTCACCCGCCGACCCCGCCAGTCCCAGCCAGGCTCACAACGTGCTTCGGACCACCCGAAGTGACCTCGACCCGATCTTCTTCCCGAAGACCGTCGCCGTGATCGGTGCGACCGAGGCCGCTGGCAGTGTCGGTCGAACGATTCTCTGGAACTTGCTCAGCAGTCCCTTCGGGGGCACGGTGTATCCAGTCAACCCCAAGCGGCCGAACGTCCTGGGGGTGAAGGCCTACCCTCGCGTTTCCGAACTCCCCGAACCGGTCGATCTGGCCGTGATCGTCACTCCCGCGTCCACGGTGCCGGGCATCATTGGCGAGTGTGTTGAGGCCGGGGTCAAGGGAGCCATCATCATCTCGGCCGGATTCAAGGAGGTCGGCCCGCAGGGAGCCGAGCTGGAGCGTCAGGTTCTCGATCAGGCTCGCCGAGGCAAGATGCGGATCATCGGTCCGAATTGTCTCGGCGTGATGAACCCGATGACCGGCCTGAACGCGACCTTCGCCGGAGCGATGGCAAGACCGGGGAACGTCGGCTTCCTCAGTCAAAGTGGTGCCCTTTGCACGGCGGTCCTCGACTGGAGCTTTCAGGAGCAGGTGGGCTTTAGCGCCTTTCTCTCGATCGGCTCCATGGTGGATGTCGGCTGGGGAGACCTGATCGACTACCTCGGAGACGACCCGAGAACGCGATCCATCGTCATCTACATGGAGTCGATCGGCGACGCCCGCAAGTTCCTCTCGGCCGCCCGAGAGGTCGCCTTGACCAAGCCGATCATCGTTATCAAGGCCGGCCGAACCTCCGCAGCGGCCGCCGCGGCCGCCTCGCATACCGGAAGCCTGACCGGAAGCGACGAGGTCCTTGATGCCGCCTTTCGCCGCTCGGGAGTCCTGAGAGTCAATTCTATCGCCGAGATTTTCAACATTTCCGAAGTGCTCGCCAAGCAACCTCGTCCCCGAGGTCCTCGATTGGCAATCCTCACAAACGCTGGCGGTCCAGGAGTCCTTGCAACCGACGCCTTGATCCAGAACGGCGGCGAGCTGGCAACCCTCTCCGCCGAGACGATCGCTGAACTCAATGAGTTTCTCCCGGGCGCCTGGAGCCGAGGCAATCCGGTCGATATTCTCGGCGATGCCGGACCCGAACGGTACGCCAAGGCGGTCGAGGTTGTCTCCCGAGACTCGAACAGCGATGGGTTACTCGTGGTGCTCACTCCCCAGGCGATGACCGACCCGACCCGCACGGCCGATCACTTGAAGGTCGCCGCGAAAAAGGGGGCCAAGCCGATGCTCGCAAGCTGGATGGGTGGAACCCATGTTGCTGCGGGCGTTGATATTCTGAACCGGGCAGATATTCCGACCTTTACCTATCCCGACACCGCCGCCCGTGCCTTTGCCGCAATGTGGCGGCATAGCGATGCCTTACGTGGAATTTATCAGACACCGACCGAGACCGAGTTCGAAGGGGACGGCGCGATCGATCGTGACACCGCCGAGGAGATCGTTCGAGCCGCCCGGAGCGCGGGACGGACGATCCTGAACGAGGCGGAATCGAAGCGATTGCTCACCGCGTACGGCATCCCCACCGTGGAGACCATCGTTGCGTCCGACCCGCGTGCGGCAGTCTCGGCGGCGGATCAGATTGGCTACCCCGTGGTGCTCAAATTGCATTCGGACACGATCACGCACAAGACCGATGTGGGCGGCGTGGTGCTCAATCTTGCCAATGGAGACGCGGTTCGAGCCGCGTTTCAGTCCATTCGATCCTCTGTTCTGAAGACGGCCACCGAGGCCGATTTCCAGGGGGTGACCGTTCAGCCGATGGTTCGTCAGCTCGACGGCTACGAGCTCATCGTCGGCAGCAGTATCGATCCACAGTTCGGTCCCGTCTTGCTCTTTGGAACCGGTGGCTCACTGGTTGAGGTCTTCCGGGATCGCGCCCTGGCCCTTCCTCCTCTGAATACGACCCTGGCCCGTCGGATGATGGAGCAAACCCGCATTCTCACAGCCCTGAAAGGGGTGAGGGGACGGCCACCGGTCGATCTGGGAGCACTCGAACGCTTACTCGTGCGGTTCAGCCAACTCGTCGTCGAACAGCGGTGGATCAAGGAGATCGATATCAATCCCTTGCTCGTTTCGCATGAGCAAATGCGTGCACTCGACGCTCGCGTGATTGTGCATGATCCTGACGTCTCCGCCAAGGATCTTCCTCGAACCGCGATCCGCCCTTATCCCACGCAATATGTCGAACCCTTTACGTTGCGTGACGGAACCCAGACGACGATCCGACCCATTCGTCCCGAAGACGAACCCTTGATGATCGCCTTCCACCAATCCCTCTCGGAACGCAGCGTCTATTCACGCTATTTCCAGGCGATGAAACTCAGCACTCGGGTCGCCCACGAGCGATTGACTCGGATCTGTTTTATCGACTACGACCGCGAGATGGCCCTGGTCGTTTCGCGACGCCCCACCGAGCCGGGCCGGCACGAGATCCTCGCCGTCGGTCGTCTGAGCCGGCAGCATAGCTTCGACGAGGCCGAGTTTGCCTTGCTCGTGGCCGACGCGTATCAAGGGCAGGGCCTGGGAGGCGAATTGCTTCGTCGCCTGATCCAGATCGCCCGCAACGAAGGCATCCGCCGCGTGACAGCCGATATGCTCCGCGACAACCGGCCCATGCAGCGTGTCTGCGAGCGGCTTGGCTTCCGGCTCCGCTACGATCCGGACGATCAGATCGTCCACGCCGAGATCGAACTTTGA
- a CDS encoding DUF1501 domain-containing protein produces MNRREVLWHAGGGLGGIALAHLLGSEGLLAADSSSASLERADLNGGLHHPARAKRVVQLFMSGAASQCDTFDYKPLLIKRNGQAFDPGGKVELFQSDPGAVMASPWSWRQHGECGAWISDLVPHLASCADEIAFLPAMVSSSNVHGPATFLQATGFVMPGFPSVGAWVSYGLGSLNENLPTFVVLPDSRGFAPNGPANWAAGFLPAEHQGTMIRPSAPRPIRSLFPPENEFLNPDAEHDGRDVLTRLNRSHADDRPGDSRLDARIASYELAARLQLSAPEVLDLSEETEATRRLYGLDEEITADFGRNCLITRRLLERGVRFVQLWSGADNGFPRRNWDSHEDLERDHGDMARSMDRPAAALIKDLKIRGLLDDTIILWTTEFGRMPCSQGGKGRDHNPFTFTSWLAGGGIKGGVTFGASDEWSYKAVEHVTTGYDVHATLLHLLGIDHTKLTVRHDGIDRRLTDVHGHVIEPILA; encoded by the coding sequence ATGAATCGTCGTGAGGTTCTCTGGCACGCCGGCGGAGGTCTGGGAGGCATCGCGCTGGCCCACCTGCTGGGAAGCGAAGGGCTGCTGGCCGCAGACAGTTCGTCAGCCTCACTGGAGAGGGCCGACCTGAATGGCGGGCTGCACCACCCGGCGAGAGCAAAGCGGGTGGTGCAGTTGTTCATGTCGGGGGCTGCCAGCCAGTGCGACACCTTTGACTACAAACCACTGTTGATCAAACGGAATGGACAGGCGTTTGATCCGGGAGGCAAGGTCGAACTGTTCCAGAGCGACCCAGGCGCGGTTATGGCAAGCCCCTGGTCCTGGCGGCAGCATGGAGAGTGTGGAGCCTGGATCAGTGATCTGGTGCCACATCTGGCATCATGTGCTGATGAGATCGCCTTTCTCCCAGCAATGGTGTCCTCATCAAACGTTCATGGTCCCGCAACCTTTCTGCAGGCGACCGGATTTGTCATGCCCGGGTTTCCGAGTGTCGGGGCCTGGGTCTCGTATGGACTGGGAAGCCTGAATGAAAACTTGCCGACGTTTGTGGTCCTTCCTGACTCGCGAGGGTTTGCACCCAACGGACCGGCCAACTGGGCGGCCGGGTTTTTGCCTGCGGAACATCAGGGGACGATGATCCGCCCCTCTGCCCCCCGGCCGATTCGGTCGTTATTTCCTCCTGAGAACGAGTTCCTCAATCCCGATGCCGAGCACGACGGTCGGGACGTGCTCACCCGTCTCAATCGAAGTCATGCCGACGATCGCCCCGGCGATTCGAGGCTCGATGCGAGGATTGCCTCCTACGAACTTGCAGCCCGGTTGCAATTGAGTGCTCCCGAAGTGCTCGACCTTTCGGAAGAAACTGAGGCCACACGACGCCTCTACGGGCTCGACGAGGAAATCACCGCCGACTTCGGGCGCAACTGTCTCATCACGCGCCGACTGCTGGAACGCGGGGTCCGCTTCGTGCAGCTCTGGAGCGGTGCGGACAACGGCTTCCCTCGTCGGAACTGGGATTCGCATGAGGACCTCGAACGAGATCACGGCGACATGGCCAGGAGCATGGACCGCCCTGCCGCCGCATTGATCAAGGATTTGAAAATCCGAGGACTTCTCGACGATACGATCATTCTCTGGACGACTGAATTCGGCCGAATGCCCTGCAGCCAGGGGGGCAAGGGACGCGACCATAACCCATTCACCTTCACCTCGTGGTTGGCGGGTGGAGGCATCAAGGGAGGCGTGACCTTTGGCGCAAGCGACGAGTGGTCGTACAAGGCGGTCGAGCATGTGACTACCGGCTATGACGTGCACGCAACCCTTCTGCATTTACTCGGCATCGACCATACCAAGCTCACGGTGCGCCACGACGGGATTGACCGTCGCCTGACCGATGTCCACGGACACGTCATCGAACCGATCCTGGCCTGA
- a CDS encoding ExbD/TolR family protein — protein MPRPKLHNVKYQPDLTPLLDVVFQLMTFFIMVSNFNQEVYDQRVRLPVAGSARPILNPAEDKLVLNIDETGRLLVASQALSADEALKHIRFQADLARLNADAAGITLSAGEPLPTTVILRADRQAPFTEVFRLIRACQDVNFSRFDLRALSAPTY, from the coding sequence ATGCCCCGACCCAAACTCCACAACGTGAAGTATCAGCCGGACCTGACGCCGCTGCTCGACGTCGTGTTCCAGCTCATGACCTTCTTCATCATGGTCTCGAATTTCAACCAGGAAGTGTACGACCAGCGGGTCCGGCTCCCGGTGGCCGGATCGGCTCGACCGATCCTGAACCCGGCCGAGGATAAGCTGGTTTTGAACATCGATGAGACAGGTCGCTTGCTGGTGGCCAGCCAGGCTCTGAGCGCCGACGAGGCATTAAAGCATATTCGCTTTCAGGCCGACCTGGCCCGTTTGAATGCGGACGCCGCCGGCATCACGCTGTCGGCCGGAGAGCCGCTCCCGACGACTGTGATTCTTCGGGCCGACCGGCAGGCCCCGTTTACCGAGGTCTTCCGACTGATCCGGGCCTGCCAGGATGTGAATTTCTCCCGGTTCGATCTCCGAGCCCTCAGCGCCCCGACGTATTGA
- a CDS encoding ExbD/TolR family protein, with protein MFRPRQSTEIEVPLTPMLDVAFQLLTFFILTFKPAPMELQFDLNLLPTTPQTEPEPEPPPEDSPSDEPPAIRSFQVTLLSDNTGELTGIDLEELRFEDLPSLRDRIKGLLEDPDYAFDQALIRAHPDLHWEHLVSVLNMFSDLGLTKVNFTEMN; from the coding sequence ATGTTTCGACCGCGTCAATCGACCGAAATTGAAGTCCCGCTGACTCCCATGCTTGACGTGGCCTTTCAGCTGCTCACGTTCTTCATCCTTACCTTCAAGCCAGCGCCGATGGAGCTGCAGTTCGATTTGAACTTGCTCCCGACCACGCCTCAGACTGAGCCCGAACCGGAACCGCCGCCCGAGGACAGCCCCTCGGACGAACCCCCCGCCATCCGATCGTTCCAGGTGACGTTGCTCTCGGACAACACGGGAGAGTTGACCGGAATCGATCTGGAGGAATTGCGGTTTGAGGACCTGCCCAGCCTCCGCGATCGGATCAAAGGGTTGCTTGAAGACCCCGACTACGCGTTCGACCAGGCCCTGATCCGAGCCCATCCGGATCTTCACTGGGAACACCTTGTCTCGGTTTTGAACATGTTTTCCGATCTTGGCCTGACGAAAGTCAACTTCACTGAAATGAACTGA
- a CDS encoding PSD1 and planctomycete cytochrome C domain-containing protein — translation MLIGTLTLFGLIMMGPIDDIDLLVDRVAPILESRCLHCHSGDRPKGSLSLETLDGLHTGGFSGSAIDPEEPEYSLLLDLVSGGEPQMPPEGDPLDAEQVALIRQWLNAGAPWPENVTLRDRRFEGEWWSLTPLLRPEVPEVSKPSIVRNPIDAFILDRLEVEGLSPAPEADRRTLIRRATYDLTGLPPTPEAVNDFLADESPDAFERVVDRLIASPRYGERRARRWLDLVHYADTHGYDKDKRRPNAWPYRDYVIQSFNEDTPFSRFLQQQLAGDVLFPGDAQSLIATGFIAAGPWDFVGHVELREGTVDKEKTRLIDRDDMLANTMSTFVSLTVHCARCHDHKFDPIPQVDYYRLQAVFAGVERGDRPIDDTGSLVYAALPREPRPIRLLNRGEVESPGEEVTPGALSCVSTLDPTLDATSDEGARRAALARWISDPANPLTWRSLVNRAWHDYFGRGIVDTPNDFGRNGSMPSHPELLDWLAVKFRDSGGSIKALDRLILTSNTYRQASAFHETNARIDAGNRFVWRQERRRLEAEEIRDATLFASGVLDDTMGGPGFDLFRFKDDHSPIYDHDDPDWIDPPDGRRRTIYRFVVRSVPNPFIECLDGADPNVNVPVRNETITALQALALLNDPFMIARAEDLASRVQALADDLGGQIDSAYRLTVARSPTPDERSVMVAYAHEHGLAAACRILFNLNEFVFVD, via the coding sequence ATGCTGATTGGCACGTTGACGCTTTTCGGTCTGATAATGATGGGGCCAATCGACGACATCGATCTGCTGGTCGATCGTGTTGCTCCGATCCTTGAGTCACGATGCCTCCACTGCCACAGCGGGGACCGACCGAAAGGGTCGCTCTCGCTTGAAACCCTGGACGGACTGCACACCGGAGGATTCAGCGGATCGGCGATCGATCCTGAGGAACCGGAATACAGTCTGCTCCTCGACCTGGTTTCCGGAGGGGAGCCGCAGATGCCCCCCGAGGGCGACCCGCTCGACGCCGAACAGGTCGCGCTGATTCGCCAGTGGCTGAACGCGGGAGCCCCCTGGCCCGAGAATGTGACACTGCGGGACCGACGGTTCGAGGGGGAATGGTGGTCGCTCACCCCCCTGCTCCGTCCCGAGGTTCCCGAAGTGTCCAAGCCCTCGATCGTGCGCAATCCGATCGACGCGTTCATCCTTGACCGGCTCGAGGTCGAGGGCCTCTCGCCCGCCCCGGAAGCCGATCGGCGGACCTTGATCCGTCGGGCGACCTATGATCTGACCGGATTACCTCCGACTCCCGAAGCCGTCAATGACTTCCTTGCCGACGAGTCTCCCGATGCCTTTGAACGGGTGGTCGATCGCCTGATCGCTTCGCCTCGTTATGGCGAACGTCGCGCTCGACGCTGGCTCGATCTGGTGCATTACGCCGACACCCACGGTTACGACAAGGACAAACGCCGCCCGAATGCCTGGCCGTATCGTGATTATGTGATTCAATCCTTCAATGAAGACACCCCTTTCTCTCGATTCCTTCAACAACAACTCGCTGGGGATGTGCTCTTTCCGGGAGACGCGCAAAGCCTGATCGCCACCGGGTTCATCGCCGCCGGCCCCTGGGATTTCGTGGGCCACGTCGAGCTGCGTGAAGGAACCGTCGACAAGGAAAAAACGCGATTGATCGACCGCGACGACATGCTGGCCAACACCATGTCCACCTTCGTCAGTCTGACGGTTCACTGCGCCCGCTGTCATGATCACAAGTTTGACCCGATTCCTCAGGTGGATTACTACCGCCTTCAGGCGGTGTTTGCCGGAGTCGAACGGGGAGATCGCCCGATCGACGACACAGGTTCACTCGTTTATGCCGCCTTGCCGCGCGAACCCCGGCCGATTCGACTTCTCAACCGAGGAGAGGTGGAATCGCCTGGAGAGGAGGTCACTCCTGGCGCGCTCTCGTGCGTGAGCACGCTTGACCCAACCCTTGATGCGACGTCCGACGAAGGAGCCCGACGCGCGGCGCTCGCCCGCTGGATCAGCGATCCCGCCAATCCCCTGACCTGGCGATCCCTCGTGAACCGTGCCTGGCACGATTACTTCGGCCGAGGGATCGTGGACACCCCGAACGATTTCGGCCGGAACGGTTCGATGCCAAGTCATCCGGAACTCCTCGACTGGCTTGCCGTGAAATTCCGAGACTCGGGTGGATCCATCAAGGCACTTGATCGGTTGATCCTTACCAGCAACACCTATCGGCAAGCATCAGCATTCCACGAAACAAACGCGCGGATCGACGCAGGGAATCGATTCGTCTGGCGTCAGGAACGTCGCAGGCTTGAGGCTGAGGAAATCCGAGACGCAACCCTTTTTGCCTCTGGAGTGCTCGACGACACAATGGGCGGTCCGGGCTTCGACCTGTTCCGGTTCAAGGATGATCACTCGCCGATCTATGACCACGACGACCCCGACTGGATCGATCCCCCCGATGGTCGTCGGCGGACGATTTATCGGTTCGTGGTGCGAAGCGTGCCGAATCCGTTCATCGAGTGCCTTGACGGCGCGGACCCGAACGTCAATGTCCCGGTCCGCAACGAAACCATCACGGCCTTGCAAGCGCTGGCTTTGCTGAATGACCCGTTCATGATCGCCCGAGCAGAGGACCTTGCCTCCCGAGTTCAGGCACTAGCGGATGACCTGGGTGGACAGATCGACTCAGCGTACCGGTTGACTGTGGCTCGATCACCAACCCCGGACGAGCGATCGGTGATGGTGGCGTATGCCCATGAGCATGGACTGGCCGCTGCTTGCCGCATTCTGTTTAACTTAAACGAATTTGTGTTTGTCGACTGA
- a CDS encoding MotA/TolQ/ExbB proton channel family protein: MPTPISSPRGRRLSRVLLATLLAMPLCCVGTIGLMPTAAIAQEDAMLPPAPEPDNGATPEAAPEPEPEPAAAASTPGETTTGSPVRTKSGLQWFIESSGIIGGLIIILSITLVAMIIRLFLEFRLKEAVPPQLVDLLDNAIREKKFQEAYDACREDNSFLARLVRTGVANMPNGRTEAKEAMNATAEEIVVDMESKNSYLGTIGTIAPMLGLLGTVLGMILAFQDLATVEGVQVDPTKLAGNISLALVTTFEGLIVSVPAIFFFAFFRNRIVFIATETTKIADRTINAFWQAAKQQQGVTRTAT; encoded by the coding sequence ATGCCGACCCCGATTTCGAGCCCGAGGGGCCGTCGCCTGTCCCGAGTTTTGCTGGCGACGCTGCTGGCGATGCCGCTCTGCTGCGTCGGTACGATCGGACTGATGCCGACCGCTGCCATCGCGCAGGAGGATGCGATGCTTCCCCCTGCTCCGGAACCAGACAATGGGGCGACACCCGAAGCCGCTCCCGAACCCGAGCCCGAACCGGCTGCGGCCGCATCGACTCCTGGCGAGACCACAACGGGGAGCCCGGTCCGGACCAAGTCGGGGTTGCAGTGGTTTATCGAGTCGTCGGGCATCATCGGCGGCCTGATCATCATTTTGTCGATCACCCTGGTGGCGATGATCATTCGCCTGTTCCTGGAGTTCCGGCTCAAGGAGGCGGTGCCGCCACAACTGGTCGATCTGCTCGATAACGCGATTCGAGAAAAGAAGTTTCAGGAGGCCTACGACGCCTGCCGCGAGGATAACTCGTTCCTCGCCCGGCTTGTTCGGACCGGAGTGGCCAACATGCCCAACGGCCGGACCGAGGCCAAGGAGGCCATGAATGCCACGGCCGAGGAAATCGTGGTCGATATGGAGTCGAAGAACAGCTATCTCGGCACGATTGGGACGATCGCCCCGATGCTCGGTCTGCTGGGGACGGTGCTGGGCATGATTCTGGCCTTCCAGGATTTGGCGACGGTCGAGGGGGTGCAGGTCGATCCGACGAAGCTGGCCGGCAATATCTCGCTCGCGCTGGTCACGACCTTTGAAGGGCTGATTGTCTCGGTGCCGGCGATCTTCTTCTTTGCCTTCTTCCGGAACCGGATCGTCTTCATCGCCACCGAGACGACGAAGATCGCCGACCGAACCATCAACGCCTTCTGGCAGGCCGCCAAGCAGCAGCAAGGGGTGACCCGGACCGCCACCTGA
- a CDS encoding EVE domain-containing protein has protein sequence MGYWLFKSEPDCFSFSDLMASPDQTTGWDGVRNYQARNFLRDQVKKGDLVLYYHSNANPPGIAGIAEVVREAHPDPTAFDPKADHYDPKSDPENPIWFQVSIRAVRAIEPLIELPRLRAEPRLEGMELLRKGSRLSIQPVGDAHWKVIAEWIGGSVSPPRSSTRRRPA, from the coding sequence ATGGGATACTGGCTGTTCAAGTCTGAGCCGGACTGCTTCTCCTTTTCTGACCTGATGGCCTCGCCGGACCAGACAACCGGATGGGACGGTGTCCGCAACTATCAGGCCCGGAACTTCCTGCGCGATCAGGTCAAAAAGGGAGATCTCGTCCTGTACTACCACTCCAACGCCAATCCTCCGGGAATCGCCGGGATTGCGGAGGTGGTGCGAGAAGCCCACCCCGACCCAACCGCTTTCGACCCGAAGGCCGATCACTACGACCCCAAGAGCGACCCGGAGAACCCGATCTGGTTTCAGGTCTCGATCCGAGCAGTCCGAGCGATCGAGCCGTTGATCGAACTTCCCCGACTCCGCGCCGAACCGAGACTTGAGGGAATGGAGCTGCTTCGCAAAGGCAGTCGGCTTTCGATTCAGCCGGTTGGCGACGCACACTGGAAGGTCATCGCGGAATGGATCGGCGGCAGCGTCTCGCCGCCTCGCTCAAGCACTCGCCGACGCCCGGCGTAA
- a CDS encoding VOC family protein, whose protein sequence is MARIEHVALFAADPHALKDFYVEAFGLRVILDNSKASPPGYFLADDAGMAVELIGRLAEIPAVDTRHVCHIAFIVDDVAASRADLEARGLTFEEDTAIANDSMTTAFFRDPEGNRLQIVKRPRPLVS, encoded by the coding sequence ATGGCCCGCATTGAACATGTCGCCCTGTTTGCAGCGGACCCACACGCCTTGAAAGACTTTTATGTCGAGGCGTTCGGACTCCGCGTAATTCTCGACAACAGCAAGGCCTCGCCTCCCGGCTACTTCCTGGCCGATGACGCCGGTATGGCGGTGGAGTTGATCGGCCGACTTGCCGAGATTCCCGCCGTCGATACGAGGCACGTGTGCCACATCGCCTTCATCGTGGACGACGTGGCGGCGTCCCGCGCCGATCTGGAAGCCCGGGGCCTGACCTTCGAGGAGGACACGGCCATTGCCAATGATTCCATGACCACCGCGTTCTTCCGAGACCCGGAAGGTAACCGACTTCAGATCGTCAAGCGCCCTCGCCCGCTGGTGAGTTGA
- the hflK gene encoding protease modulator HflK codes for MSRQQRVAGLLALTTVILLSVLATGLVAVEPGESVVVRRFGRVLDRPMGAGLHWVAPLGIDRIDRVRTDEVRRLRLGLAGIPGASDAPGAGEFLSGDQNVLRAEAVVQYRVADPVAFVVAVDRREALLVALGEASLSRALSRRGIDDAMGSERLAVAVEVAGSLRDDSDRFGLGLAILSVNLTEVRPPEEVRPDFAATQAARSEVDTRLREAQGHADRVLAASASEVGTILDRVHAAADRSVILARSRADRFRSILTELNRSRSMTIQRIYLDAIREQWPRVGRTVVLAPDEPLDLSILGPVDEPRP; via the coding sequence ATGAGTCGTCAACAACGGGTCGCGGGACTGCTTGCGCTGACAACCGTGATTCTCTTGAGCGTGCTGGCAACGGGACTGGTGGCGGTTGAACCGGGCGAATCGGTCGTTGTCCGACGCTTCGGGAGGGTGCTGGATCGGCCGATGGGAGCGGGTTTGCACTGGGTGGCACCGCTCGGGATTGACCGGATCGACCGGGTTCGGACGGATGAGGTCCGGCGGCTGAGACTCGGCCTGGCGGGAATTCCAGGAGCCTCCGACGCTCCCGGTGCCGGGGAATTCCTCTCGGGCGATCAGAACGTGCTTCGGGCCGAAGCGGTCGTCCAGTACCGGGTGGCCGATCCGGTTGCGTTTGTGGTGGCGGTGGATCGTCGAGAAGCATTGCTCGTGGCGCTCGGAGAGGCATCGTTGAGTCGGGCGCTGTCCCGTCGGGGGATCGACGATGCGATGGGGAGCGAACGCCTTGCCGTGGCGGTTGAGGTCGCCGGGTCGCTCCGTGACGACTCAGACCGATTCGGGCTTGGGCTCGCGATCCTCAGCGTCAACTTGACAGAGGTTCGCCCTCCGGAGGAGGTCAGACCCGACTTCGCCGCTACCCAGGCTGCTCGGAGCGAGGTCGACACACGACTCCGAGAAGCCCAGGGGCACGCCGACCGCGTGTTGGCCGCGTCGGCGTCGGAAGTTGGGACGATCCTCGACCGCGTCCATGCGGCCGCCGACCGTTCGGTGATCCTGGCTCGCTCGCGGGCCGACCGGTTCCGATCGATCCTGACCGAGCTGAATCGCTCGCGGTCGATGACCATTCAGCGGATCTATCTCGATGCGATTCGTGAGCAGTGGCCGAGGGTCGGACGGACGGTCGTCCTCGCTCCGGACGAACCGCTCGATCTGAGCATTCTTGGGCCGGTCGACGAGCCTCGGCCGTGA